One segment of Yersinia kristensenii DNA contains the following:
- the mltG gene encoding endolytic transglycosylase MltG, with protein sequence MKIKSTRALILFVAICLGLLLLGYQRVQHFADQPLAIQQETFFKLPAGTGRVALENLLQRDGLIKNTRWFPWLLRSEPELAKFKAGTYRFTPGMTVRDMLELLASGKEAQFTVRFIEGKRLRDWMDELQQSKYIKHVLDGKSDAEIALLLGLKDSEHPEGWLYPDTYSYTAGTTDLALLKRAHVKMEKTVDEIWQGRDKSLPYKTPGDLVTMASIIEKETAVNEERTKVASVFINRLRIGMRLQTDPTVIYGMGNNYNGNISRKDLDTPTPYNTYVISGLPPTPIAMPGLASLTAAAHPAKTAYLYFVADGKGGHTFTTNLASHNQAVRVYRQSLKDKNEQ encoded by the coding sequence ATGAAAATAAAAAGCACCAGAGCATTAATCCTTTTTGTCGCTATCTGTTTGGGATTGTTGCTGTTGGGTTACCAAAGAGTACAACATTTCGCCGATCAGCCTTTGGCTATCCAACAAGAAACCTTCTTTAAACTTCCTGCGGGTACCGGGCGAGTGGCGCTAGAGAATTTGCTGCAACGTGATGGCCTGATTAAAAACACTCGCTGGTTCCCATGGCTGTTGCGTAGTGAACCTGAGTTAGCCAAATTCAAGGCGGGGACTTATCGTTTTACTCCCGGAATGACGGTGCGCGACATGTTAGAATTGCTCGCCAGTGGTAAAGAAGCCCAGTTTACGGTGCGCTTTATCGAGGGTAAGCGGCTGCGTGATTGGATGGATGAATTACAACAATCAAAATATATAAAGCATGTATTGGATGGGAAGAGTGATGCTGAAATCGCATTATTGCTGGGGTTGAAAGACAGTGAGCACCCAGAAGGCTGGCTCTACCCAGATACCTATTCCTATACCGCCGGAACCACCGACTTGGCATTACTCAAACGTGCCCATGTAAAAATGGAAAAAACAGTCGATGAAATCTGGCAAGGTCGCGATAAGTCTTTGCCTTACAAAACTCCTGGCGACTTAGTCACTATGGCGTCAATCATCGAAAAAGAAACGGCGGTCAATGAGGAGCGGACCAAAGTAGCGTCGGTATTTATCAACCGTTTACGCATTGGTATGCGCCTGCAAACGGACCCGACCGTTATTTACGGCATGGGGAATAACTATAATGGCAACATTAGTCGTAAAGACTTAGATACCCCAACGCCTTATAATACCTATGTAATATCCGGTTTGCCGCCGACCCCGATTGCGATGCCAGGGCTGGCATCGCTCACGGCTGCCGCTCATCCGGCTAAAACTGCTTATCTCTATTTTGTGGCAGACGGCAAGGGCGGCCATACTTTTACTACCAATTTAGCCAGCCATAACCAAGCGGTGCGGGTGTATCGTCAATCGCTAAAGGATAAAAATGAACAGTAA
- the pabC gene encoding aminodeoxychorismate lyase, with protein MFWINGVEQNLISASDRAVQFGDGCFTTARVSGGRVVWLDKHILRLQQAVGRLLMPTVNWNALTKEIVEAANHTEDGVLKVIISRGSGGRGYSGTACQHPTRIISLSDYPVHYLSWRERGISLALSPISLARSPLLAGVKHLNRLEQVLIRAHLDQTTADEALVLDTEGMLVECCAANLFWRKGDDIFTPDLRQSGVDGIMRQQIITCLAAHGRQVDIVAQPVSVLADADEIIVCNALMPILPVNRAEAWVYHSRQLFDFLNLHCCEI; from the coding sequence ATGTTCTGGATTAATGGTGTTGAACAAAATTTGATTTCAGCTTCAGACCGCGCTGTGCAGTTTGGTGATGGCTGTTTTACTACTGCCAGAGTCTCCGGTGGTCGGGTCGTGTGGCTCGATAAACACATACTCCGTTTGCAACAAGCGGTTGGGCGGCTATTAATGCCCACCGTAAATTGGAATGCATTGACCAAGGAAATAGTTGAGGCGGCAAATCATACTGAAGACGGTGTGCTGAAGGTGATTATCAGCCGGGGAAGCGGTGGTCGAGGTTACAGTGGCACGGCATGTCAGCATCCCACACGAATTATTTCTCTCAGTGATTATCCGGTTCATTACCTTAGTTGGCGTGAGCGGGGTATTTCTTTGGCACTCAGCCCGATATCGTTAGCCCGGAGCCCATTGTTGGCGGGTGTTAAGCACTTGAATCGCCTGGAACAAGTCTTGATCCGCGCGCATCTTGACCAGACAACGGCGGATGAAGCACTGGTGCTTGACACTGAAGGCATGCTGGTGGAATGCTGTGCGGCTAATTTATTCTGGCGCAAAGGGGATGATATATTTACCCCAGACCTGCGCCAATCGGGTGTAGATGGCATTATGCGCCAACAAATAATCACTTGTCTGGCCGCTCATGGCCGGCAAGTGGACATTGTGGCACAGCCGGTGAGTGTGTTGGCAGATGCCGATGAAATTATTGTGTGTAACGCATTGATGCCGATATTACCGGTAAACCGCGCCGAAGCGTGGGTTTATCACTCGCGTCAGTTGTTTGATTTCCTAAATCTTCATTGCTGCGAAATATAA
- the fabD gene encoding ACP S-malonyltransferase, which produces MSKFAMVFPGQGSQSLGMLADLAAQFPIVEETFSEASSVLGYDLWQLVQQGPAEELNKTWQTQPALLTASVAIWRVWQHQGGKLPTMMAGHSLGEYSALVCAGVLEFKQAVRLVELRGKLMQEAVPEGTGAMYAIIGLDNESIAKACEESAQGQVVSPVNFNSPGQVVIAGNKDAVERAGAACKAAGAKRALPLPVSVPSHCALMKPAADKLAVALEEIEFQAPLFPVVNNVDVKTEVSPEAIRSALVRQLYNPVRWTESVEFMASEGVELLLEVGPGKVLTGLTKRIVDTLVAAPVNDVATLTSALEN; this is translated from the coding sequence ATGTCGAAATTTGCAATGGTATTTCCAGGCCAGGGATCTCAATCCCTTGGTATGCTGGCCGATTTGGCCGCACAATTTCCGATAGTTGAAGAGACTTTCAGTGAGGCATCTTCAGTTCTGGGTTACGATCTCTGGCAGTTAGTACAGCAAGGCCCGGCTGAAGAATTGAATAAAACTTGGCAGACGCAGCCAGCATTGCTGACGGCATCTGTTGCTATCTGGCGTGTTTGGCAACATCAAGGCGGTAAACTGCCTACAATGATGGCAGGCCATAGCTTGGGTGAATATTCGGCTCTGGTGTGTGCTGGTGTGCTGGAGTTTAAACAGGCGGTTCGCCTGGTTGAATTACGTGGCAAGCTGATGCAGGAAGCGGTACCGGAAGGCACCGGTGCTATGTACGCGATTATTGGTTTGGATAATGAATCCATCGCCAAAGCCTGTGAAGAGTCGGCGCAAGGGCAGGTTGTCTCGCCAGTTAACTTTAACTCACCGGGTCAGGTGGTTATCGCTGGTAATAAAGATGCGGTAGAACGCGCAGGTGCGGCTTGTAAAGCGGCCGGTGCGAAACGCGCCTTGCCTTTGCCAGTGAGCGTGCCATCCCATTGCGCACTGATGAAACCTGCGGCAGATAAATTGGCCGTCGCACTGGAAGAAATTGAATTCCAGGCACCGTTATTCCCGGTGGTGAACAACGTCGATGTGAAAACTGAAGTGTCGCCAGAAGCCATTCGTAGCGCTCTGGTGCGTCAGTTATATAATCCGGTACGTTGGACTGAAAGTGTGGAATTTATGGCGTCAGAAGGCGTTGAGCTACTGTTAGAGGTTGGGCCGGGTAAAGTATTGACTGGTTTGACTAAGCGCATCGTGGATACTTTAGTTGCTGCACCGGTAAACGATGTTGCCACGCTGACCAGCGCGCTTGAAAACTAA
- the fabG gene encoding 3-oxoacyl-ACP reductase FabG — protein MSFEGKIALVTGASRGIGRAIAELLAERGARVIGTATSEKGAEAISAYLGDQGKGLMLNVVDPASIESVLATIRAEFGEVDILVNNAGITRDNLLMRMKDEEWQDIIDTDLTSVFRLSKAVMRAMMKKRFGRIITIGSVVGTMGNAGQVNYAAAKAGLIGFSKSLAREVASRGITVNVVAPGFIETDMTTALTDDQRAGILAQVPANRLGQAKEIASAVAFLASDEASYISGETLHVNGGMYMI, from the coding sequence ATGAGCTTCGAAGGTAAAATTGCGCTAGTAACTGGCGCGAGCCGCGGTATTGGCCGTGCGATTGCAGAATTATTAGCTGAGCGTGGTGCCCGTGTTATTGGTACGGCGACCAGTGAGAAGGGCGCTGAAGCCATCAGTGCCTACTTGGGCGACCAAGGTAAAGGTTTAATGCTGAATGTCGTGGATCCCGCGTCAATCGAGTCAGTACTGGCAACGATTCGTGCGGAATTTGGCGAAGTCGACATTTTAGTGAATAATGCAGGTATTACGCGTGATAACCTGCTGATGCGTATGAAGGATGAAGAGTGGCAAGATATTATTGACACCGATCTAACTTCCGTGTTCCGCCTATCAAAAGCGGTAATGCGCGCTATGATGAAAAAGCGGTTTGGGCGTATCATCACCATCGGTTCTGTAGTTGGGACAATGGGCAATGCGGGGCAGGTTAACTACGCGGCAGCTAAAGCGGGTCTGATCGGTTTTAGCAAGTCTTTGGCGCGTGAGGTTGCTTCACGTGGCATTACTGTCAACGTTGTGGCACCTGGCTTTATTGAGACGGACATGACGACGGCGTTGACAGATGATCAACGCGCAGGCATTTTAGCCCAAGTACCAGCTAACCGGCTTGGGCAAGCTAAAGAAATTGCCAGCGCTGTTGCATTTTTAGCCTCTGACGAGGCCAGCTACATCTCTGGTGAAACGTTACATGTCAATGGCGGCATGTATATGATTTAA
- the ptsG gene encoding PTS glucose transporter subunit IIBC — MFKNAFANLQKVGKSLMLPVSVLPIAGILLGVGSANFSWLPSVVSHVMAEAGGSVFANMALIFAIGVALGFTNNDGVSALAAVVAYGIMVKTMAVVAPLVLHLPAEEIAAKHLADTGVLGGIIAGAIAAYMFNRFYRIQLPEYLGFFAGKRFVPIISGFTAIFVGVILSFVWPPIGTAIQTFSQWAAYQNSVVAFGIYGVVERALVPFGLHHIWNVPFQMQIGEYTNAAGQVFHGDIPRYMAGDPTAGKLSGGFLFKMYGLPAAAIAIWHSAKPENRAKVGGIMISAALTSFLTGITEPIEFSFMFVAPILYVIHAILAGLAFPICILLGMRDGTSFSHGLIDFIVLSGNSSRIWLFPLVGICYGLVYYTIFRVLIAKLNLKTPGREDTTTEQTVQGGTEMSAALVAAFGGKENITNLDACITRLRVSVADVSKVDQAGLKKLGAAGVVVAGSGVQAIFGTKSDNLKTDMDEYIRNH, encoded by the coding sequence ATGTTTAAGAACGCATTTGCAAACCTGCAAAAGGTCGGTAAATCGCTAATGCTACCGGTATCCGTATTACCCATTGCAGGTATTCTGCTGGGTGTCGGTTCCGCGAATTTTAGCTGGCTACCATCGGTAGTCTCTCACGTAATGGCAGAAGCGGGCGGTTCCGTTTTTGCTAACATGGCATTGATTTTTGCTATTGGCGTTGCGCTCGGCTTTACCAACAACGACGGTGTATCCGCGTTGGCGGCAGTTGTTGCATACGGCATCATGGTGAAAACCATGGCGGTGGTAGCACCGCTGGTCTTGCATCTGCCGGCAGAAGAAATTGCTGCTAAGCATTTAGCGGATACTGGGGTACTGGGCGGGATCATTGCAGGTGCGATAGCGGCCTACATGTTTAACCGTTTCTATCGTATTCAATTGCCTGAATATCTGGGCTTCTTTGCGGGCAAACGCTTCGTTCCGATTATCTCTGGTTTCACAGCGATTTTTGTGGGGGTGATTTTGTCCTTCGTATGGCCGCCAATCGGTACTGCTATCCAGACTTTCTCTCAGTGGGCAGCATATCAGAACTCCGTAGTTGCTTTTGGTATCTACGGCGTCGTTGAACGTGCATTGGTTCCATTCGGTCTACACCATATCTGGAACGTACCATTCCAAATGCAAATTGGTGAATACACCAACGCAGCGGGTCAGGTATTCCATGGTGATATTCCACGTTACATGGCGGGTGACCCAACTGCGGGTAAACTGTCTGGTGGCTTCCTGTTCAAAATGTACGGTCTACCCGCTGCAGCCATTGCTATTTGGCATTCAGCTAAGCCGGAAAACCGGGCGAAAGTGGGCGGGATTATGATCTCCGCAGCACTGACCTCGTTCCTGACGGGTATCACCGAGCCAATCGAATTCTCCTTCATGTTCGTGGCGCCAATCTTGTATGTTATCCATGCAATTCTGGCAGGTCTGGCTTTCCCAATCTGTATCCTGCTTGGGATGCGTGACGGTACCAGCTTCTCCCACGGTCTGATTGACTTCATTGTACTGAGTGGCAACAGCAGCCGTATCTGGTTGTTCCCGCTGGTAGGTATCTGCTACGGTCTGGTGTACTACACCATTTTCCGAGTGTTGATCGCTAAACTGAATTTGAAAACTCCGGGTCGTGAAGACACAACCACAGAGCAAACTGTACAGGGTGGCACTGAAATGTCAGCAGCACTGGTAGCAGCCTTTGGTGGTAAAGAAAATATCACTAACCTGGATGCATGTATCACACGTTTGCGTGTCAGTGTGGCGGATGTTTCCAAGGTTGACCAAGCGGGTCTGAAGAAATTGGGTGCTGCGGGTGTAGTGGTCGCAGGCTCAGGTGTTCAGGCTATCTTCGGGACAAAATCTGATAACCTGAAAACTGATATGGACGAATATATTCGTAACCATTAA
- the fabF gene encoding beta-ketoacyl-ACP synthase II — MSKRRVVVTGLGMLSPVGNTVESTWNAVLAGQSGISLIDHFDTTDYATKFAGLVKEFNCEDYISRKDARKMDAFIQYGVAAGMQAMRDSGLEVTEANAPRIGAAIGSGIGGLGLIEENHTSLVKGGPRKISPFFVPSTIVNMIAGHLTIMFGMRGPSISIATACTSGVHNIGQAARIIAYNDADVMLAGGAEKASTPLGVGGFGAARALSTRNDNPQAASRPWDKDRDGFVLGDGAGMMVLEEYEHAKKRGAKIYAEVVGFGMSSDAYHMTSPPEDGSGAALAMVNALRDAGVTPSQIGYINAHGTSTPAGDKAETQAVKSVFGGDTRVMVSSTKSMTGHLLGAAGAVESIFTVLALRDQAIPATINLENPDEGCDLDFVPGAARQVTDLEYTLCNSFGFGGTNGSLVFRKV, encoded by the coding sequence GTGTCTAAGCGTCGAGTTGTTGTGACTGGACTGGGCATGTTGTCTCCTGTCGGTAACACAGTAGAATCCACATGGAACGCTGTTCTTGCCGGGCAGAGTGGCATCAGCCTGATCGACCATTTTGATACTACAGACTACGCAACGAAATTTGCTGGCTTAGTAAAAGAGTTTAATTGTGAAGATTACATTTCGCGTAAAGATGCACGCAAAATGGATGCTTTTATACAGTACGGTGTCGCGGCTGGTATGCAAGCTATGCGAGACTCCGGGCTTGAAGTGACAGAAGCCAATGCTCCTCGTATCGGTGCCGCAATTGGTTCCGGTATTGGTGGGTTGGGTCTGATTGAAGAGAACCACACCTCGTTGGTGAAGGGCGGGCCGCGTAAAATCAGCCCATTCTTCGTGCCTTCAACCATTGTTAACATGATTGCGGGCCACCTGACCATCATGTTCGGTATGCGCGGACCCAGCATTTCTATTGCGACGGCATGTACTTCTGGCGTGCATAACATCGGTCAAGCGGCCCGTATCATTGCTTACAATGATGCTGACGTTATGCTGGCGGGTGGGGCTGAAAAAGCCAGTACACCATTGGGTGTCGGTGGTTTTGGTGCTGCTCGTGCATTGTCTACTCGTAACGATAATCCACAAGCTGCCAGTCGCCCTTGGGATAAAGACCGTGATGGTTTCGTTCTGGGCGATGGTGCGGGCATGATGGTGCTGGAAGAGTACGAACACGCGAAAAAACGTGGTGCAAAAATCTATGCTGAAGTTGTTGGGTTTGGGATGAGCAGCGATGCTTACCATATGACCTCTCCACCGGAAGACGGTTCTGGTGCAGCTCTGGCAATGGTGAATGCGTTGCGTGATGCGGGTGTGACCCCCTCTCAAATCGGTTATATCAATGCCCACGGCACGTCAACTCCTGCTGGCGATAAAGCTGAAACGCAGGCAGTTAAGTCTGTATTTGGTGGAGACACCAGAGTGATGGTCAGTTCCACCAAATCCATGACTGGGCACTTGTTAGGCGCAGCCGGCGCCGTTGAGTCTATTTTTACGGTATTAGCGTTGCGTGATCAGGCTATTCCGGCAACCATTAACCTGGAGAACCCAGATGAAGGTTGTGATTTAGACTTTGTTCCGGGCGCAGCTCGCCAGGTAACCGATTTGGAGTACACTCTGTGTAACTCTTTCGGTTTCGGTGGTACTAACGGCTCTTTAGTGTTCCGCAAAGTTTAA
- the holB gene encoding DNA polymerase III subunit delta', with the protein MKWYPWLTAPYRQWVGQQTAGRGHHALLLHSLPGNGEEALIYGISRWLMCQQRQGEKSCGECHSCRLMLAGNHPDWYVLTAEKGKSSIGVELVRQQIEKLYSHAQQGGAKVVWLPHAEQLTDAAANALLKTLEEPPEKTYFLLDCHQPASLLATLRSRCFYWHLPCPDTALSLQWLQRQVQAEPVSMLAALKLSEGAPLAAERLLQPEHWGIRAALCGALSSASNSSDLLSLLPQLNHEDAPERLQWLSSLVLDALKWQQGAGEFAVNQDQLPLVQQLAQMATTPILLHSAKILGHCRHQLLSVVGVNRELLLTELLLNWETALTTGFIPHHFN; encoded by the coding sequence ATGAAATGGTACCCATGGCTCACCGCACCTTACCGTCAGTGGGTAGGGCAGCAGACTGCCGGGCGAGGCCATCATGCATTATTGCTGCATTCTTTGCCCGGAAATGGTGAGGAAGCGCTGATTTATGGCATCAGCCGTTGGTTGATGTGTCAGCAACGGCAAGGTGAGAAAAGCTGCGGCGAATGTCATAGCTGCCGCTTGATGTTGGCCGGTAATCACCCTGACTGGTATGTGCTGACGGCGGAGAAAGGTAAAAGCAGCATCGGGGTTGAGTTAGTGCGTCAACAGATTGAAAAACTTTATTCTCATGCACAACAAGGCGGGGCAAAAGTGGTGTGGCTACCCCATGCCGAGCAATTGACGGATGCGGCGGCAAATGCGCTACTGAAAACGCTGGAAGAGCCGCCAGAGAAAACCTATTTTCTGCTCGATTGTCATCAACCCGCCAGTTTGTTAGCCACATTGCGTAGCCGTTGCTTTTACTGGCACCTGCCCTGCCCGGATACCGCACTCAGCTTACAATGGCTGCAACGGCAGGTTCAAGCCGAGCCGGTTTCGATGCTGGCGGCACTTAAACTAAGCGAGGGTGCGCCGTTGGCGGCTGAGCGCTTGCTCCAACCCGAACACTGGGGCATCAGAGCTGCCTTGTGTGGCGCGCTGAGTAGCGCATCGAACAGTTCGGATTTACTGTCGCTATTACCGCAGCTTAATCATGAAGATGCCCCAGAGCGCTTGCAGTGGCTCTCCTCATTGGTGCTGGATGCTTTGAAGTGGCAGCAAGGTGCGGGTGAATTTGCGGTTAATCAGGACCAATTGCCGTTAGTACAGCAATTGGCACAGATGGCCACGACACCTATATTGCTCCATTCGGCTAAGATACTGGGCCATTGCCGCCATCAATTATTATCCGTGGTCGGTGTTAATCGTGAATTATTACTCACCGAGCTGTTGCTTAACTGGGAAACCGCCCTGACCACGGGGTTTATTCCACATCACTTTAATTGA
- the acpP gene encoding acyl carrier protein — protein MSTIEERVKKIIVEQLGVKEDEVKNSASFVEDLGADSLDTVELVMALEEEFDTEIPDEEAEKITTVQAAIDFINANQQ, from the coding sequence ATGAGCACTATCGAAGAACGCGTTAAGAAAATCATCGTTGAACAACTGGGTGTTAAAGAAGACGAAGTGAAGAACAGTGCTTCTTTCGTTGAAGATCTTGGCGCAGATTCTCTGGACACCGTTGAGCTGGTAATGGCTCTGGAAGAAGAATTCGACACTGAGATTCCAGACGAAGAAGCAGAGAAAATCACTACTGTTCAGGCAGCCATTGATTTTATCAACGCTAACCAGCAGTAA
- the tmk gene encoding dTMP kinase has translation MNSKFIVIEGLEGAGKTTARDTVVATLHAQGINDIVFTREPGGTPLAEKLRDLIKQGIDGEVLTDKAEVLMLYAARVQLVENVIKPALARGSWVVGDRHDLSSQAYQGGGRGIDINLMTSLRDTVLGAFRPDLTLYLDLPPVVGLARARARGELDRIEQESLDFFERTRARYLELAAADSSIKTIDASQPLEQVSESISRVLKQWLTRRETAQ, from the coding sequence ATGAACAGTAAATTTATCGTTATTGAGGGGCTTGAAGGGGCAGGGAAAACCACCGCCAGAGACACGGTGGTTGCCACGTTGCATGCCCAAGGGATTAACGATATTGTTTTCACCCGAGAGCCAGGGGGAACGCCGCTGGCAGAAAAGTTGCGTGACTTGATAAAGCAAGGTATTGACGGCGAAGTCCTGACGGATAAAGCCGAAGTGCTGATGTTGTATGCTGCCCGAGTGCAATTAGTTGAGAACGTGATTAAACCTGCACTGGCGCGCGGTAGTTGGGTGGTGGGGGATCGCCATGATTTGTCATCACAAGCTTATCAAGGCGGTGGGCGCGGAATTGATATCAATCTCATGACATCATTACGTGACACGGTATTGGGGGCATTTCGCCCTGACCTGACACTATATCTGGATCTGCCGCCGGTGGTGGGGCTGGCGCGGGCGCGGGCGCGTGGTGAGTTAGACCGCATTGAACAAGAGTCACTGGACTTTTTTGAACGCACTCGCGCACGCTATCTCGAGTTGGCCGCAGCAGATTCCAGCATCAAAACCATTGATGCATCTCAACCACTTGAGCAAGTCAGTGAATCAATTAGCCGGGTACTGAAACAATGGCTGACCCGCCGAGAAACAGCGCAATGA
- a CDS encoding beta-ketoacyl-ACP synthase III, with product MYTKILGTGSYLPVQVRSNADLEKMVDTSDEWIVTRTGIRERRIANLDETVATMGFQAAEKALEMAGIAKDDIGLIIVATTSSSHAFPSSACQVQQMLGIKDAASFDLAAACAGFTYALSVADQYVKSGAVKHAIVIGSDVLSRALNPEDRGTIILFGDGAGAVVLGASEQPGILSTHLHADGKYGELLALPYQDRQQQDQPAYVTMAGNEVFKVAVTELAHIVDETLQANNLDRSALDWLVPHQANLRIISATAKKLGMGMEKVVITLDRHGNTSAASVPAALDEAVRDGRIQRGQLVLLEAFGGGFTWGSALVRF from the coding sequence ATGTATACTAAGATTCTCGGTACGGGGAGTTATCTGCCCGTACAAGTGCGCAGTAATGCTGATTTAGAAAAAATGGTGGATACCTCGGACGAGTGGATTGTCACCCGGACAGGTATTCGTGAACGGCGTATTGCTAACCTTGATGAAACTGTGGCGACAATGGGTTTCCAGGCGGCTGAAAAAGCGCTGGAGATGGCCGGTATTGCTAAAGACGATATTGGGTTGATTATCGTGGCTACCACCTCATCAAGCCATGCGTTCCCCAGCTCGGCCTGCCAAGTGCAGCAAATGCTAGGCATCAAAGATGCGGCTTCTTTTGATTTAGCTGCCGCCTGTGCTGGTTTTACCTATGCACTCAGTGTGGCTGATCAGTACGTGAAAAGTGGTGCTGTCAAACATGCTATCGTCATTGGTTCAGATGTGCTTTCGCGAGCACTGAATCCTGAAGACCGCGGCACGATTATTCTGTTTGGTGATGGTGCCGGGGCTGTTGTATTAGGTGCGTCTGAACAACCCGGCATTCTTTCTACCCATCTGCATGCCGATGGCAAGTATGGCGAATTATTGGCACTGCCGTATCAGGATCGCCAACAGCAAGACCAGCCCGCTTATGTCACGATGGCCGGTAATGAAGTGTTTAAAGTGGCGGTCACTGAACTGGCCCACATTGTGGACGAGACCTTGCAGGCCAATAACCTGGATCGCTCAGCGCTGGATTGGCTGGTGCCACATCAGGCTAATCTGCGTATTATCAGCGCGACGGCTAAAAAATTAGGCATGGGGATGGAGAAAGTGGTCATCACACTCGATCGTCATGGCAACACCTCGGCAGCATCCGTACCGGCGGCACTTGACGAAGCCGTGCGAGATGGGCGCATTCAACGTGGGCAGTTAGTGCTGCTAGAAGCGTTCGGCGGCGGCTTTACCTGGGGCTCTGCGCTGGTTCGTTTTTGA
- a CDS encoding metal-dependent hydrolase, which translates to MLLIDSHCHLDSLDYQTLHSSVDDVLAKAKARDVGFVLAVATTLPGFSAMTALIGERENVAFSCGVHPLNLDGGYDFQQLESLAAADNVVAMGETGLDYFYQQDNIPLQQASFREHIRIGRKLNKPVIVHTRDACEDTLAILREEQAQECGGVLHCFTEDKATAATLLDLGFYISFSGILTFRNAEQLRDVARYVPLDRLLVETDSPYLAPVPHRGKENQPAYVRDVAEYMAVLKGVSLESLAQATTDNFCRLFHLDSSILRSKTR; encoded by the coding sequence ATGTTGTTAATAGATTCTCATTGCCATCTTGATAGCCTTGATTACCAGACGTTGCACAGCAGTGTCGATGATGTATTAGCCAAAGCGAAGGCGCGAGATGTCGGTTTTGTGCTTGCCGTAGCCACTACATTACCGGGCTTCTCAGCCATGACCGCACTTATCGGCGAGAGAGAAAATGTGGCGTTTTCATGTGGCGTCCATCCACTGAATCTCGATGGCGGCTATGATTTTCAGCAGCTTGAGAGTTTGGCCGCGGCCGATAATGTGGTAGCTATGGGGGAGACTGGGCTGGATTACTTCTATCAGCAAGACAATATCCCGCTGCAACAAGCTTCGTTTCGTGAACACATTCGGATTGGGCGCAAATTAAATAAACCCGTGATTGTACATACCCGCGATGCGTGCGAAGACACACTCGCCATCTTGCGTGAAGAACAGGCGCAAGAGTGCGGCGGGGTTTTACACTGCTTTACCGAAGATAAAGCGACCGCAGCCACGTTATTGGACCTCGGTTTTTATATCTCTTTCTCGGGTATTCTCACTTTCCGCAATGCGGAGCAACTGCGTGATGTTGCACGCTATGTGCCGTTAGACCGGTTGCTAGTCGAAACCGATTCGCCATATTTGGCACCGGTTCCGCATCGGGGGAAAGAGAACCAACCGGCCTATGTCCGTGATGTTGCAGAGTATATGGCCGTTCTCAAAGGCGTCAGTCTCGAGTCCTTGGCTCAAGCCACCACAGATAACTTCTGCCGGTTATTTCATCTGGACTCGTCAATACTCCGCAGTAAAACGCGCTAA